The proteins below are encoded in one region of Bacteroides uniformis:
- a CDS encoding DUF5686 and carboxypeptidase-like regulatory domain-containing protein, with product MKQRYTIYALFLLSLFVSISASAQIKGVITDSLTNEPLMYITVQYEGKGVGGISNANGEYQVETRKGWDELTFSAVGYITKKVKLKPGTRVLNVKLQSDDIMLSEVVVKPKKEKYSRKNNPAVEFMKKVIENKKALKLEENDYYQYQKYEKMKMSLNDVTPDKMEKGIYKKFSFFKDQVEVSPKTNKMILPISIKETASKTIFRKSPKSEKTIIEGMNSAGIEEFFNTGDMLGTILTDVFSDINIYDDDIRLLQRRFVSPIGRGAISFYKYYLMDTLMVDRQECVHLTFVPQNPQDFGFTGHLYVVKDSTYAVKKCTMNLPKKTGVNFVENLDIVQQFEQLPDGNWVLTDDDMTVELHFVKGIQGLEVQRTTKYSDYQFTEIEPRLFRLKGNVIKEANMLAKSDEYWAKVRQVPLTKKESTMDVFMNRIEQIPGFKYVIFGAKALIENFVETGSKKHPSKFDFGPINTMITSNYVNGTRFRLSGMTTGNLDPHWSLSGYGAYGTKDKKWFYSGQVAYSFNKREYVLWEFPKHYIAFKYTYDVMSPMDKYLATDKDNLFVGWKWTTVDQMSYMRDATLTYELETNTGFSVQAMARHRNDQPAGQLQYWKNNGETPGQWDEKNTLVHDITTTELGVTLRYAPGETFVNTKQRRVPVSLDAPTFTLSHTAGFKGVLGGEYNFNLTEASIRKRFWLGSWGKLDVTARAGAQWNTVPFPLLNLPMANLSYITQNNESFNLINNMEFLNDRYASLNLSYDMNGKLFNRIPLIKKLKWREMFRIRGLWGTLTDKNNPYKSNNPDLFLFPMRDGVPTSHVMGKTPYVEASVGIYNIFKLLHIEYVRRLTYTDIPGVKKGGIRFMILMIF from the coding sequence ATGAAGCAAAGATATACAATTTACGCCCTTTTCCTGCTGTCACTGTTCGTCTCCATCAGCGCATCCGCCCAGATAAAGGGTGTCATCACAGACTCCCTCACGAACGAACCGCTGATGTACATCACCGTACAGTATGAAGGGAAAGGTGTAGGCGGCATCTCCAACGCAAACGGTGAATACCAGGTGGAAACCCGCAAAGGCTGGGATGAGCTGACGTTCTCCGCCGTAGGCTATATCACCAAGAAAGTAAAACTGAAACCCGGCACCCGGGTGCTGAACGTCAAACTGCAATCGGATGACATCATGCTCTCCGAGGTCGTGGTGAAGCCCAAAAAGGAGAAATATTCCCGCAAGAACAACCCCGCCGTGGAGTTCATGAAGAAGGTCATCGAGAACAAGAAGGCGCTGAAACTGGAAGAGAACGACTACTACCAGTACCAGAAGTACGAAAAGATGAAGATGTCGCTCAACGACGTCACCCCTGACAAAATGGAGAAAGGCATCTACAAGAAATTCTCCTTCTTCAAAGACCAGGTGGAGGTATCACCCAAGACCAACAAAATGATTCTGCCCATCTCCATCAAGGAGACGGCCAGCAAGACCATTTTCCGTAAAAGCCCCAAAAGCGAAAAGACCATCATCGAAGGTATGAACTCCGCCGGTATCGAAGAGTTCTTCAACACCGGAGACATGCTGGGGACCATCCTTACGGACGTATTTTCCGACATCAACATCTACGACGACGACATCCGCCTGCTGCAACGCCGCTTCGTCAGCCCCATCGGCCGCGGAGCCATCAGCTTCTACAAATACTACTTGATGGACACGCTCATGGTGGATAGGCAGGAGTGCGTGCACCTCACCTTCGTTCCCCAGAACCCACAGGACTTCGGTTTCACGGGGCACCTCTACGTGGTGAAGGACTCCACCTATGCCGTGAAGAAATGTACCATGAACCTGCCCAAGAAGACGGGTGTCAACTTCGTGGAAAACCTCGACATCGTGCAGCAGTTCGAACAACTGCCCGACGGAAACTGGGTGCTGACCGATGACGACATGACCGTGGAACTGCACTTTGTGAAAGGCATCCAAGGCCTGGAAGTACAGCGGACCACCAAGTACAGCGACTATCAGTTCACAGAGATAGAACCCCGCCTCTTCCGCCTGAAAGGAAATGTCATCAAGGAGGCGAACATGCTTGCCAAGAGCGACGAGTATTGGGCGAAAGTGCGCCAAGTGCCTCTCACCAAGAAGGAGAGCACGATGGACGTATTCATGAACCGTATCGAACAGATTCCCGGCTTCAAGTACGTCATCTTCGGAGCGAAAGCCTTGATTGAGAACTTCGTGGAAACGGGCAGCAAGAAACATCCCAGTAAGTTCGACTTCGGTCCTATCAATACAATGATAACCAGCAACTACGTCAACGGCACCCGTTTCCGTCTGAGCGGTATGACAACCGGTAACCTCGACCCGCATTGGAGCCTGAGCGGTTACGGCGCCTACGGAACCAAGGACAAGAAATGGTTCTACTCCGGGCAGGTGGCCTACTCCTTCAACAAACGCGAATACGTATTGTGGGAGTTCCCGAAGCACTACATCGCCTTCAAGTACACCTACGACGTGATGTCTCCCATGGACAAGTACCTCGCCACGGACAAGGACAACTTATTTGTCGGCTGGAAATGGACCACGGTAGACCAGATGTCCTACATGCGCGATGCCACGCTGACCTACGAGCTGGAAACCAATACCGGCTTCTCCGTACAGGCCATGGCACGCCACCGCAACGACCAGCCTGCGGGGCAACTGCAATACTGGAAGAACAACGGAGAAACACCCGGACAGTGGGATGAAAAGAATACGCTGGTGCACGACATCACCACTACCGAGCTGGGTGTGACCCTGCGTTACGCTCCCGGCGAAACCTTCGTCAACACCAAACAGCGCCGCGTGCCCGTATCGTTGGATGCGCCCACCTTCACCCTCTCCCACACCGCCGGATTCAAGGGCGTGCTGGGTGGAGAGTACAACTTCAACCTGACGGAAGCCAGCATCCGGAAGCGCTTCTGGCTCGGCTCGTGGGGCAAGCTGGACGTAACGGCACGTGCCGGTGCGCAATGGAACACCGTTCCCTTCCCCCTGCTGAACCTACCGATGGCAAACCTCTCGTACATCACGCAGAACAACGAGTCCTTCAACCTCATCAACAACATGGAGTTCCTGAACGACCGTTACGCCTCCCTCAACCTAAGCTACGACATGAACGGAAAACTCTTCAACCGCATCCCGCTCATCAAGAAGCTGAAGTGGCGTGAGATGTTCCGCATCCGTGGTCTGTGGGGCACGCTGACGGACAAGAACAACCCATACAAGAGCAACAATCCCGACTTGTTCCTCTTCCCCATGCGCGACGGTGTACCCACCAGCCACGTCATGGGCAAGACTCCCTATGTGGAAGCCAGTGTAGGTATCTACAATATCTTCAAGCTGCTCCACATAGAATATGTACGCCGACTGACCTATACGGATATACCGGGAGTGAAGAAGGGCGGTATACGCTTCATGATATTAATGATTTTTTAA
- a CDS encoding UDP-N-acetyl glucosamine 2-epimerase, with protein sequence MRITIVSGARPNFMKIAPICRAIDAAREAGKNISYRIVYTGPQDDTSLDASLFSDLSMRKPDAYLGVTGHNHSQVAASIMLAFERELDGHPAQVVLVVDDMTATMSCSIVAKKRGLKVAHVIAGTRSFDMNMPREVNRTIVDAISDYLFTAGMVANRNLNQEGMIPEYIHYVGNILIDTIRFNRHRLVQPMWFSSLGLRKGNYLLLTLNRRDLLEKKAVLHSLLQTVIEKAGGMPIVAPLHPYVQKAVKSLEVNAPNLHILPPQSYLHFGFLINQARGIVTDSGNIAEEATFLDVPCITLNTYAEHPETWRIGTNELVGENSFALSASLDKLLHGEWKHTTLPDRWDGRTAERIVQTLLNGNNS encoded by the coding sequence ATGAGAATAACAATCGTATCGGGCGCACGCCCCAACTTCATGAAAATAGCCCCCATCTGCCGCGCCATCGACGCCGCCAGAGAGGCAGGAAAGAACATCTCCTACCGCATCGTCTACACCGGTCCGCAGGATGACACCAGCCTGGATGCCTCGCTCTTCTCCGACCTTTCCATGAGGAAACCGGATGCCTACCTCGGTGTCACCGGACACAACCACTCGCAGGTGGCAGCCTCCATCATGCTCGCCTTCGAGCGGGAGTTGGACGGGCATCCGGCACAAGTCGTACTGGTGGTAGATGACATGACCGCCACTATGAGCTGCTCCATCGTCGCCAAGAAGCGCGGACTGAAGGTGGCGCACGTCATAGCCGGCACACGCTCTTTCGACATGAACATGCCCCGCGAGGTGAACCGCACCATCGTGGACGCCATTTCCGACTATCTCTTCACCGCCGGCATGGTGGCCAACCGCAACCTCAACCAGGAGGGCATGATACCCGAATATATCCACTACGTGGGCAACATACTGATTGACACCATCCGTTTCAACCGCCACCGCCTGGTGCAGCCCATGTGGTTCTCCAGCCTCGGCCTGCGGAAAGGGAACTACCTGCTGCTCACCCTCAACCGCCGCGACCTGCTGGAGAAGAAAGCCGTACTGCACTCCCTGCTCCAGACCGTCATCGAGAAGGCCGGCGGCATGCCTATCGTCGCCCCGCTACACCCCTACGTGCAAAAGGCGGTGAAGTCGCTGGAAGTGAATGCTCCCAACCTGCACATCCTGCCTCCGCAGAGTTACCTGCACTTCGGATTCCTCATCAACCAGGCACGGGGCATCGTCACCGACTCGGGAAACATCGCCGAAGAAGCTACCTTCCTCGACGTCCCCTGCATCACCCTCAATACCTATGCCGAGCATCCCGAAACCTGGCGCATCGGTACCAACGAGCTGGTAGGCGAAAATTCCTTCGCCCTCTCCGCCTCGCTCGACAAGCTGCTGCACGGAGAATGGAAGCACACCACCCTGCCCGACCGCTGGGACGGACGAACGGCGGAACGCATCGTACAGACACTACTGAACGGCAACAATTCATAA
- a CDS encoding trimeric intracellular cation channel family protein, giving the protein MPTFVQILDFIGTFAFAISGIRLASAKRFDWFGAYVVGFVTAIGGGTIRDLLLDVTPGWMTDPIYLICTGLALLWVILFGKHLIHLHNTFFIFDSIGLALFTVVGVGKSIALGYPFWVAIIMGSITGAAGGVIRDVFINEIPLIFRKEIYAMACVVGGTFYWMCHLLRMESFVCQIVGGVTVFVTRILAVKYRICLPILSGNEEEQEG; this is encoded by the coding sequence ATGCCAACATTTGTTCAGATACTCGATTTCATTGGCACATTTGCCTTTGCCATCAGTGGCATACGCCTGGCCTCGGCCAAGCGGTTCGACTGGTTTGGAGCGTATGTGGTGGGTTTTGTGACGGCCATTGGCGGCGGTACGATACGCGACCTGTTGCTGGACGTCACCCCGGGCTGGATGACGGATCCCATTTACTTGATTTGTACCGGACTGGCCTTGTTGTGGGTCATCCTCTTCGGTAAACATCTCATCCATCTGCACAATACGTTCTTCATATTCGACAGTATCGGCCTGGCACTGTTCACGGTGGTCGGCGTGGGCAAGAGCATCGCGCTGGGCTATCCCTTCTGGGTGGCCATCATTATGGGCAGCATCACCGGGGCTGCGGGAGGTGTGATACGTGACGTATTCATTAACGAAATTCCGCTGATATTCCGGAAGGAGATTTATGCGATGGCTTGTGTGGTGGGAGGAACCTTCTACTGGATGTGCCATCTTCTGAGGATGGAGTCTTTCGTGTGTCAGATTGTGGGCGGTGTGACGGTGTTCGTTACCCGCATACTGGCGGTGAAGTATAGGATTTGCCTGCCTATCCTTTCGGGCAATGAAGAGGAGCAGGAAGGGTAG
- a CDS encoding M16 family metallopeptidase — MKSFQFKSLLLLAALIISLPSFGQGLKAFKLKNGLSVYIWEDESKSDVFGLVGVRAGSINDPEEYTGLAHYLEHVMFKGTDKIGALNWTEEEPIYKEIIAKYDQMAEEADPAKKEAISKEINELTVKAGKLGLPNEYSNLMESMGAKGVNAGTYYDWTFYHSSFPAYQINKWLEISSQRFLHPVFRSFQSELENVYEEYNRSQDDQGRAQNQFVMEKAFEGHPYSRSIIGLPEHLKNPRLSKLIEFYEQWYVPENMVLVLVGNIKAQQISGRINAAFGRLAAKPAPERKVYQNLEIKGRKQYSAKVGFYPQVAMVFNGVPAGHPDEDALDIALALLNNNSQTGTMDKLVLDGELTSAGAYTRTFREQGRAIVAAIPLYDENQRRFESTKSAEKKALKAIQQIANGEFEDWKIDAIKAEKCRQFDLEMESNEDKAMILMNAFYNEQDLGDILNYKDKIMAITTDDIKRVAKKYLSDNYLALYIEKGKPDKNAKIEKPGYKPVEPPIGKESLYATQFKNLPIGQMEEKFADYGEVQIKQLNDRSKMYYTPNKENNVFQLVVQYGAGEREFPKLGYAAQLMNNAGIMGAYEPQELKEELSKLNATCHVTADDDNLYIIMEGYEATLPQACQLLSRQILMPKLDEKQLARLKGSAMGMRQQRKDNVSILNEALRQYMLYGEKSDYIKELTDKEIYELQISELTGDINRASNYEAKVFFTGTLPFDQVYDILSKNLPLVANERPSNSPQAKDMMPVTENTVYFLPNNDAEQAQIHLYIPMQKADKKDDVLRSAFNQYFGLDFTGIVLNEIREKRSMAYTAYAFVGTQGIAGKASYLRGYIGTQNDKANDALDVLMGLVNDMPKNPERIDNIKSYLRQAMLTSHPSFRNKAMELVDLGYRGYTDDPAKENLPKVDALTFDDIVKFYEENIKDKPYCISIMGNPKNIDLKRLEKFGKVVKLNERKLFNTKDALF, encoded by the coding sequence ATGAAATCATTTCAATTTAAGTCACTTCTTCTGCTGGCTGCCCTCATCATTTCCCTGCCCTCCTTTGGACAAGGACTGAAGGCGTTCAAGCTGAAGAACGGTCTTTCCGTATATATATGGGAAGATGAATCCAAATCGGACGTGTTCGGACTGGTAGGCGTACGTGCCGGTTCCATCAACGACCCCGAAGAGTACACGGGACTTGCACACTACCTGGAGCACGTCATGTTTAAAGGAACAGACAAGATAGGCGCGCTGAACTGGACGGAAGAAGAACCGATCTACAAGGAAATCATCGCCAAGTACGACCAGATGGCCGAAGAAGCCGACCCGGCAAAAAAAGAAGCCATCAGCAAGGAAATCAATGAGCTGACCGTCAAAGCTGGAAAATTGGGACTTCCCAACGAATACTCCAACCTGATGGAAAGCATGGGTGCCAAAGGGGTGAATGCAGGCACCTACTATGACTGGACCTTCTATCACAGCTCCTTCCCTGCCTATCAGATAAACAAATGGCTGGAAATCTCCTCACAACGTTTCCTGCATCCCGTATTCCGTTCCTTCCAGTCGGAGCTGGAAAACGTGTACGAAGAATATAACCGTTCACAAGATGACCAGGGACGTGCACAGAACCAGTTCGTGATGGAGAAAGCTTTTGAGGGACATCCTTACTCCCGTTCCATCATCGGCCTGCCCGAACATCTGAAGAATCCCCGCTTGAGCAAGCTGATTGAATTTTACGAACAATGGTATGTCCCCGAAAACATGGTACTGGTACTCGTAGGAAACATCAAAGCCCAACAAATCAGCGGACGCATCAATGCCGCCTTTGGACGTCTGGCTGCTAAGCCCGCACCCGAACGCAAGGTCTACCAGAACCTCGAAATAAAGGGCCGCAAACAGTATTCGGCTAAAGTAGGATTCTACCCGCAAGTGGCAATGGTATTCAATGGAGTACCTGCCGGACATCCCGACGAAGACGCTCTGGACATCGCTCTGGCACTGCTGAACAACAACAGTCAGACCGGAACTATGGACAAGCTGGTACTGGACGGTGAACTGACCAGCGCCGGAGCCTACACCCGTACTTTCCGCGAACAAGGACGCGCCATCGTAGCGGCCATTCCCCTCTACGACGAAAACCAGCGCCGTTTCGAGTCTACCAAGAGCGCCGAAAAGAAAGCCTTGAAAGCCATCCAGCAAATCGCCAACGGAGAATTCGAGGACTGGAAAATTGATGCCATCAAAGCCGAGAAATGCCGCCAGTTCGACCTGGAAATGGAGTCGAACGAGGACAAGGCCATGATACTGATGAACGCCTTCTACAACGAGCAGGACTTGGGCGACATACTCAATTACAAGGACAAGATTATGGCCATCACCACTGACGACATCAAGCGAGTAGCCAAGAAATATCTGTCAGACAATTACCTGGCCCTATATATCGAAAAAGGAAAGCCTGACAAGAACGCCAAGATTGAGAAGCCGGGTTACAAACCCGTAGAACCTCCGATAGGAAAAGAATCGCTCTATGCAACACAATTCAAAAACCTGCCCATCGGACAGATGGAGGAGAAATTCGCAGACTACGGCGAAGTGCAAATCAAGCAACTGAACGACCGTTCAAAGATGTACTACACACCCAACAAGGAGAATAACGTATTCCAGTTGGTTGTACAATACGGAGCCGGTGAACGCGAATTCCCAAAACTTGGCTATGCCGCCCAGTTGATGAACAACGCAGGCATCATGGGGGCCTACGAACCGCAAGAGTTGAAAGAAGAACTCAGCAAGCTGAACGCAACCTGCCACGTGACAGCCGATGATGACAACCTCTACATCATCATGGAGGGCTACGAAGCCACCCTGCCGCAAGCCTGCCAGCTACTTTCACGCCAGATTTTGATGCCAAAACTGGACGAAAAGCAACTGGCACGTCTGAAAGGTTCGGCAATGGGTATGCGCCAGCAGCGCAAAGACAACGTCAGCATCCTGAACGAAGCACTGCGACAGTACATGCTCTACGGAGAGAAATCAGACTACATCAAGGAGCTGACCGACAAGGAGATTTACGAATTACAGATTTCAGAACTGACGGGCGACATCAACCGTGCCTCCAACTACGAGGCAAAGGTGTTCTTTACCGGAACACTCCCCTTCGACCAAGTATACGACATTCTGAGCAAGAACCTCCCGTTGGTGGCCAACGAACGCCCGTCCAACTCCCCGCAGGCAAAGGACATGATGCCGGTGACCGAAAACACCGTCTACTTCCTGCCTAACAACGATGCAGAACAAGCCCAAATCCACCTCTACATCCCGATGCAGAAGGCTGACAAAAAGGACGACGTGCTGCGTAGCGCATTCAACCAATACTTCGGCCTTGACTTCACCGGCATCGTTCTGAACGAAATCCGCGAAAAACGCTCCATGGCCTACACAGCCTACGCATTCGTCGGCACGCAAGGCATAGCCGGAAAAGCAAGCTATCTGCGCGGCTATATCGGTACCCAGAACGACAAGGCAAACGATGCACTGGACGTGCTGATGGGTCTCGTCAACGACATGCCGAAGAATCCGGAACGTATCGACAACATCAAGAGCTACCTCCGCCAAGCCATGCTGACCAGTCACCCCAGCTTCCGCAACAAAGCCATGGAACTGGTAGACTTGGGCTACAGAGGCTACACGGACGACCCAGCAAAGGAAAACCTGCCGAAAGTAGATGCACTGACCTTTGACGACATCGTGAAATTCTACGAAGAGAACATCAAAGACAAACCTTACTGCATTTCCATCATGGGCAACCCTAAGAACATTGACCTGAAGCGGCTGGAAAAATTCGGCAAGGTAGTGAAACTGAACGAACGCAAACTTTTCAACACGAAGGATGCATTGTTCTAA
- a CDS encoding RNA polymerase sigma factor: protein MNTYSFRKDLLAVQEELLRFAYKLTADREEANDLLQETSLKALDNEDKFEPDTNFRGWMYTIMRNIFINNYRKIVREQTFVDQTDNQYHLSMPQDSGFASTEGAYDLKEMHRIVNALPRDYKVPFSMHVSGFKYREIAERLGLPLGTVKSRIFFTRQKLQDELKDFI from the coding sequence ATGAATACTTACAGTTTTAGAAAAGATTTACTTGCAGTGCAAGAAGAACTGCTTCGCTTTGCATACAAGTTGACAGCCGACCGGGAAGAAGCGAATGATTTGTTGCAAGAGACATCTCTCAAGGCTTTGGATAACGAAGACAAATTTGAACCCGACACCAATTTCAGAGGTTGGATGTATACCATTATGCGCAACATCTTTATCAATAATTACCGGAAAATAGTTCGCGAACAGACTTTTGTGGACCAGACGGACAATCAGTATCACCTCAGCATGCCCCAGGACTCTGGTTTTGCCAGTACCGAGGGTGCCTACGACCTGAAAGAAATGCATCGCATCGTCAATGCCCTTCCACGCGACTATAAAGTCCCTTTCTCCATGCATGTGTCCGGTTTCAAGTACCGCGAGATTGCCGAACGCCTCGGCCTTCCGCTCGGAACGGTGAAAAGCCGCATCTTCTTTACACGCCAGAAGTTGCAGGATGAACTGAAAGATTTCATCTGA